In Polaribacter sp. Hel_I_88, the following proteins share a genomic window:
- a CDS encoding lipopolysaccharide assembly protein LapB translates to MSLTKFESMLKTNKIYFFDLDEFEEIIIHYLDEGKHALAKKALKLGLEQHPESIDLKFFQVELYLFDNEVDKAFFILTKIEESDPENYEVFTQRAIIYSKSGNHEEAIINLKKALTFTNYKTLVWSLMGMEYLYLNDFENALKNFVNCIDVDFEDYAALYNIIYCFDMEKEHTKAITYLNNYLNKNPYCEVAWHQLGRQFFILDDFEQALIAFDYAVLIDEHFIGGYLEKAKTLEALGKYQEAIDNYLVTLNLDDPTAFAFVRVGECYEKLHKYDAAISYYKKAVHEDPLLDRGWFLLANIYYDDKNYNKAAYYTAEALKIDEDNAVFWRRYAEIKMKLNFYEEAVTGFEKCLMLGDNAIEIYIALVDVLSFLGEFNDAITVLIDAQKTYKNFAEIEYRLAGLFFTLNKKKYGFNHLIIGLNLDYEYHTILKEIFPTVLDDKKVQKLIIDFKKTLE, encoded by the coding sequence ATGTCTTTAACAAAATTTGAATCGATGCTCAAAACCAACAAAATCTATTTTTTTGATTTAGATGAGTTTGAGGAAATTATTATTCATTATTTAGATGAAGGTAAACACGCGCTCGCCAAAAAAGCCTTAAAGCTAGGGTTAGAACAGCATCCAGAATCTATTGATTTAAAATTTTTTCAGGTAGAGCTGTATCTTTTTGATAATGAAGTTGATAAAGCCTTTTTTATTTTAACTAAGATAGAAGAATCAGATCCTGAAAACTACGAAGTTTTTACACAAAGAGCAATTATATATTCTAAATCTGGTAATCATGAAGAAGCAATAATCAACCTAAAAAAAGCTTTAACCTTTACAAATTATAAGACACTCGTTTGGAGCTTAATGGGTATGGAATATTTGTATTTAAACGATTTTGAAAATGCGCTTAAAAACTTTGTAAATTGTATAGATGTAGATTTTGAAGATTATGCTGCACTTTATAATATTATATATTGCTTTGATATGGAAAAAGAGCATACAAAAGCCATTACTTATTTAAATAATTATCTGAATAAAAATCCATATTGTGAAGTTGCTTGGCATCAATTAGGAAGACAATTTTTTATTTTAGATGATTTTGAACAGGCTTTAATTGCTTTTGATTACGCTGTTTTAATTGATGAACATTTTATTGGTGGTTATTTAGAAAAAGCAAAAACTTTAGAAGCTTTGGGTAAATATCAAGAAGCGATAGATAATTATTTAGTAACGCTTAATTTAGATGATCCTACAGCTTTTGCTTTTGTTAGAGTAGGGGAGTGTTATGAAAAGTTGCACAAATACGATGCTGCAATTTCTTATTATAAAAAAGCAGTTCATGAAGATCCTTTATTAGATAGAGGTTGGTTTTTATTAGCCAATATATATTATGATGATAAAAATTACAACAAAGCAGCTTATTATACTGCAGAAGCTTTAAAGATTGATGAAGATAATGCTGTTTTTTGGAGACGTTATGCAGAAATTAAAATGAAACTTAATTTTTATGAAGAAGCAGTTACTGGCTTCGAAAAATGTTTAATGCTTGGTGATAATGCTATAGAAATTTATATTGCATTAGTAGACGTTTTATCTTTTTTAGGCGAATTTAATGACGCAATAACTGTTTTGATTGATGCCCAAAAAACCTATAAAAACTTTGCTGAAATTGAATATAGATTAGCAGGTTTATTTTTTACTTTAAACAAAAAAAAATATGGTTTTAATCATTTAATTATAGGATTAAATTTAGACTACGAATACCACACAATATTAAAAGAAATTTTTCCGACAGTTTTAGATGATAAAAAAGTTCAAAAACTAATTATCGATTTTAAAAAGACTTTGGAGTAA
- a CDS encoding GAF domain-containing sensor histidine kinase, producing MSKVSIKKSEKDKIIDYQLRFQDLLISISTNYINADLSTIDELIEKSLKQIGEFVGADRSYIFSYDFDKNTTKNTYEWCNEGIEPEIENLQEVPLDYLDFWLSSHKKGEAFYVEDVSVLPKEDELGLYNILEPQGIKSLIAIPKIKNGDLIGFVGFDSVKKIHKYTENEKNILFVFANMLVNIIQRKEQEDLIKKQEEKKEELLKSLSLQNEQLNDYAQMVSHDLKAPLINIHTLITWFKEDNEAILDKSSIEPLNEVLFNVERLDFLVKGILDYSTIDNQNSENQNINLNSLIQDVLKLILIPVNTSIKVQDNFPILKGNIWKFSQLFQNLIQNAIKYNNKKEKHIEIGFTEKENHYQFFVKDNGIGIKSAYFSKIFKAFTKLESTGSSSGIGLSIVKKIVTFYNGEIWLESKEEEGSTFYFTILK from the coding sequence ATGAGTAAAGTAAGCATTAAAAAAAGCGAAAAAGATAAAATAATCGATTATCAATTACGCTTTCAAGACTTATTAATTAGTATTTCTACGAACTATATTAATGCTGATTTATCTACAATTGATGAACTCATAGAAAAATCTTTAAAGCAAATTGGTGAATTTGTGGGTGCAGATAGAAGCTATATTTTTTCTTACGATTTTGATAAAAATACAACGAAAAACACTTACGAATGGTGTAATGAAGGTATTGAACCAGAAATAGAGAATCTTCAAGAAGTACCCCTAGATTATTTAGATTTTTGGTTATCATCTCATAAAAAAGGTGAAGCATTTTATGTAGAAGATGTTAGTGTTTTACCAAAAGAAGACGAATTAGGGTTGTATAATATTTTAGAGCCTCAAGGAATTAAAAGTTTAATAGCAATTCCCAAAATTAAAAATGGCGATCTTATAGGTTTTGTTGGGTTTGACTCAGTTAAAAAGATTCATAAATATACAGAAAACGAAAAAAATATTCTTTTCGTTTTTGCAAACATGCTTGTAAATATTATTCAAAGAAAAGAGCAAGAAGATTTAATTAAAAAACAAGAAGAAAAGAAAGAAGAATTATTAAAAAGTTTATCTCTTCAAAACGAGCAATTAAATGATTATGCTCAAATGGTTTCTCACGATTTAAAAGCACCATTAATAAATATTCATACACTAATTACTTGGTTTAAAGAAGATAATGAGGCAATTTTAGACAAGAGTTCTATAGAGCCGTTAAATGAAGTTTTGTTTAATGTAGAAAGGTTAGATTTTTTAGTAAAGGGTATTTTAGATTACTCTACAATAGATAATCAAAACTCCGAAAATCAAAATATAAACTTAAATTCACTTATTCAAGATGTGTTAAAATTAATTTTAATTCCTGTAAACACATCCATTAAGGTTCAAGATAATTTTCCGATTTTAAAAGGTAATATTTGGAAGTTTAGCCAGCTTTTTCAGAATCTAATACAAAATGCAATTAAATATAATAATAAAAAAGAGAAGCATATTGAAATTGGTTTTACTGAAAAAGAAAATCATTATCAGTTCTTTGTAAAAGATAATGGTATTGGTATTAAATCAGCTTATTTTTCTAAGATTTTTAAGGCATTTACCAAATTAGAAAGTACAGGTTCTTCTTCAGGTATAGGATTATCTATCGTTAAAAAGATTGTAACTTTTTACAATGGTGAAATTTGGCTTGAAAGTAAAGAGGAGGAAGGAAGCACTTTTTATTTTACAATTTTGAAATAG
- a CDS encoding outer membrane beta-barrel family protein, whose protein sequence is MGIKKISFLICFVTTIAVFSQNNKKNLGSLSGIILSAKSNKSLAYATIICKDKKHTIINGSITNKKGEFKIAKLPLDSIIINVQFIGYKNFYKKVLLSTKTPNLNLNKIYLEEVTDILEEVIVDSKVSAVEQKIDRKIYNVGEDLNAAGTNSLELLENIPSVQVDFQNGAINLRGNSNVRVLVDGKPSNLSSAQLLNQIPASSVKSVEIITNPSAKYSPEGMSGIINIILKKNTFIGFNGSATLGVEQSINTRPSGSFDFNYSVDKFNFYGNYGLDFGKFETNSFLERLDKELKQDIRFLDNSVTNYTKLGVDFYINPKNTLSFYTTQSNTNTDFFVDTKTVFETNLIFDSENLSIFKNRETAYNLDYKVDLKDDGEYVELEINYIKSKNPQEDIITENLNRNNKEFNFTNTIANDNSIFLANLDYTKPVKNGLLELGLETRIQNVFNSIETNQEIQTNTNQSLIPKGNSALNYDREIYSGYINLSKEYTKISWQAGMRFEQFTLNAEFSNTQQTSLEAIKDDIFSIYPSTFVTYNPSEKNQFQIGYSRRVDRPSIEQVTPIQEWNSPLSIAVGNRNLVPQFTNSFELNYTRTLEKGSINLGAFYRKTSNIIGRVFNKDATNEDRQIITYANFDSAESYGFEFSSNFKPFSWWTLRPSANLYFQDNQGFVNNNLEIANNTLFTARISNNFKATNKLRFSLSTSYRGNNETVLATINDYFLVNIAARYSVLKGNGSISLRGTDIFNGYKIDFLTTNPFQQNGQYTLEYRSIYLGFSYSFGKGKNRERERKYREENETQGSGGVL, encoded by the coding sequence ATGGGAATAAAAAAGATTAGCTTCTTGATTTGTTTTGTAACTACAATCGCTGTATTTTCTCAAAATAATAAGAAAAATTTAGGCTCTTTATCTGGCATTATATTATCTGCTAAATCTAATAAAAGTCTTGCTTACGCAACAATAATTTGTAAAGACAAAAAGCATACTATTATAAATGGAAGTATTACAAACAAAAAAGGTGAGTTTAAAATAGCAAAACTTCCTCTAGATTCCATTATTATAAATGTACAATTTATTGGTTATAAAAATTTTTATAAAAAGGTTTTGCTAAGTACAAAAACGCCAAATTTAAATTTAAATAAAATTTACCTAGAAGAAGTAACAGACATTTTAGAGGAAGTAATTGTTGACTCAAAGGTTTCAGCTGTAGAACAAAAAATTGATCGAAAAATTTACAATGTTGGCGAAGATTTAAATGCAGCTGGCACAAACTCTTTAGAATTATTAGAGAACATTCCATCTGTACAAGTAGATTTTCAAAACGGAGCAATTAATTTAAGGGGCAATAGCAATGTTAGGGTTTTGGTTGATGGGAAACCTTCTAATTTATCATCTGCTCAATTGTTAAATCAAATTCCTGCATCTTCTGTAAAAAGTGTCGAAATTATTACAAATCCTTCAGCAAAATATAGCCCTGAAGGCATGAGTGGTATTATCAATATTATTCTTAAAAAAAATACTTTTATTGGCTTTAATGGAAGTGCAACTTTAGGCGTTGAGCAAAGTATCAATACAAGACCAAGTGGTTCTTTTGATTTTAATTATAGTGTTGATAAATTCAATTTTTATGGAAATTATGGATTAGATTTTGGAAAGTTTGAAACCAATTCTTTTTTAGAAAGATTGGATAAAGAATTAAAACAAGACATTCGTTTTTTAGATAATTCAGTAACAAATTATACTAAATTAGGTGTCGATTTTTACATCAACCCAAAAAATACACTTTCTTTTTACACGACCCAGAGCAATACAAATACAGACTTTTTTGTAGATACAAAAACAGTTTTTGAAACAAATTTAATTTTTGATTCAGAAAATTTGTCAATTTTTAAAAATAGAGAAACTGCTTATAATTTAGATTATAAAGTAGACCTAAAAGATGATGGTGAATATGTAGAATTGGAAATTAATTATATCAAAAGCAAAAACCCACAGGAAGATATTATTACCGAAAATTTAAATAGAAACAATAAAGAATTTAATTTTACAAATACTATTGCAAATGATAATTCCATTTTTTTAGCAAATTTAGATTATACGAAACCTGTAAAAAACGGTTTATTAGAATTGGGATTAGAAACAAGAATTCAAAATGTTTTTAATTCGATAGAAACAAATCAAGAAATTCAAACTAACACGAATCAATCCTTAATTCCCAAAGGAAATTCTGCACTAAATTATGATAGAGAAATATATTCAGGCTACATAAACTTATCTAAAGAATATACAAAAATTAGCTGGCAAGCTGGTATGCGTTTTGAACAATTTACGTTAAATGCCGAATTTTCCAACACACAACAAACCAGTTTAGAAGCTATAAAAGATGATATATTTAGCATTTATCCATCAACATTTGTAACCTATAATCCATCAGAAAAAAATCAATTTCAAATTGGATATAGCAGAAGAGTTGACAGACCTAGTATTGAGCAAGTTACGCCAATTCAAGAATGGAATTCACCATTATCAATTGCTGTTGGAAACAGAAATTTAGTACCACAATTTACCAATTCTTTCGAACTAAATTACACAAGAACTCTTGAAAAAGGTTCTATAAATTTAGGAGCTTTTTATAGAAAAACATCCAATATAATTGGTAGAGTTTTTAATAAAGACGCAACAAATGAAGATAGACAGATAATAACGTATGCTAATTTTGATAGTGCAGAAAGTTATGGCTTTGAGTTTTCATCAAACTTTAAGCCTTTTTCTTGGTGGACTTTAAGACCTAGTGCAAATTTGTATTTTCAGGATAATCAAGGTTTTGTAAATAACAATTTAGAAATAGCCAACAACACATTGTTTACAGCAAGAATTAGTAATAACTTTAAAGCTACAAATAAACTTCGTTTTAGTTTGTCCACGTCTTATAGAGGAAATAACGAAACTGTTTTAGCTACAATTAATGATTATTTTTTAGTGAATATTGCTGCCAGATATTCAGTTTTAAAAGGTAATGGATCCATCAGTTTAAGAGGAACAGATATATTTAATGGTTATAAAATAGATTTTTTAACTACGAATCCGTTTCAACAAAATGGTCAATATACTTTAGAATATAGGAGTATCTATCTAGGCTTTAGTTATAGTTTTGGAAAAGGTAAAAATAGAGAAAGAGAAAGAAAATATAGAGAAGAAAACGAAACACAAGGAAGTGGAGGCGTTTTATAA
- a CDS encoding CoA-binding protein, with translation MKNKTLVIGASTNPNRYSNIAIKRLLDKNIAVVALGLRKGKVLDVAIDNEKVDYKNIDTVTLYLNPKRQEEYYNYIISLQPRRVIFNPGTENMEFVKLLKNNQIESEIACTLVLLSTNQY, from the coding sequence ATGAAAAATAAAACATTAGTAATTGGTGCTTCTACAAATCCTAATAGATATTCAAATATTGCTATTAAAAGGTTGTTAGACAAAAATATAGCAGTAGTAGCTTTGGGTTTAAGAAAAGGAAAAGTTTTAGATGTTGCCATTGATAACGAAAAAGTGGATTATAAAAATATAGATACTGTTACTTTATATTTAAATCCTAAAAGACAGGAAGAATATTACAACTACATTATTAGTTTGCAACCAAGAAGGGTTATATTTAATCCAGGAACAGAAAATATGGAGTTTGTAAAGCTTTTGAAAAATAATCAGATTGAATCAGAAATAGCGTGTACGTTGGTTTTGTTATCTACGAATCAGTATTAA
- a CDS encoding ribonuclease Z, whose translation MSISLTILGCHSATPRANAFPTAQYLEINNRHFLIDCGEGTQRQMRKYKVGFTKINHIFISHLHGDHFYGLVGLLSTYGILGREKELHIYGPKGIKKVTLLQLKISESHAKYPMIFHELSSKESELIFEDDKISVHTIPLKHRVYTNGYLFTEKEKPLKLHMDNISNYNEIDRADYNNIKAGKDVVLSTGEIIPNAELTLPPKKALSFAFCSDTVYKPDIIPIIKNADLLYHEATFLAEKQELAKKTKHSTSKEAAQIAKDATVGQLVVGHYSGRYKDISLFKEEAQEIFKNSELAVPGKVFNIQ comes from the coding sequence ATGAGTATAAGCCTTACTATTTTAGGTTGTCATTCAGCTACACCAAGAGCAAATGCTTTTCCTACTGCACAATATTTAGAAATTAATAATCGTCATTTTTTAATTGATTGTGGAGAAGGCACTCAGCGTCAAATGCGTAAATACAAAGTTGGTTTTACAAAAATTAACCACATTTTTATTTCTCATTTGCATGGAGATCATTTTTATGGTTTAGTCGGTTTATTATCAACTTATGGTATTTTAGGCAGAGAAAAAGAATTGCATATTTACGGTCCTAAAGGCATTAAAAAAGTAACACTTTTACAATTAAAAATTTCTGAAAGTCATGCAAAATATCCAATGATATTTCATGAATTATCATCCAAAGAAAGCGAACTTATTTTTGAAGATGATAAAATTTCTGTACATACAATTCCTTTAAAACACAGAGTGTATACCAATGGTTACTTGTTTACTGAAAAGGAAAAACCATTAAAACTACACATGGATAATATCAGCAATTATAATGAAATTGATAGAGCTGATTATAATAATATAAAAGCGGGTAAAGATGTTGTTTTATCCACAGGAGAAATTATACCAAATGCCGAATTAACGTTACCTCCAAAAAAAGCGTTGAGTTTTGCTTTTTGTAGTGATACAGTCTATAAACCAGACATTATTCCAATTATCAAAAATGCAGATTTGTTATATCATGAAGCTACTTTTTTAGCTGAAAAACAAGAATTGGCAAAAAAAACGAAACATTCTACCTCTAAAGAAGCTGCGCAAATTGCTAAAGATGCCACTGTTGGACAATTGGTTGTTGGGCATTATTCAGGTAGATATAAAGATATTTCCTTATTTAAAGAAGAAGCACAAGAAATTTTTAAGAATTCAGAATTAGCAGTTCCTGGAAAGGTTTTTAATATTCAATAA
- a CDS encoding T9SS type A sorting domain-containing protein yields MIKKILFTLFLFVSLLGFSQEKTIDDISTAPNPFKISTKITFQTTNNSKITLKVKNVLGKTVFKKEYETEIGKNTITFYKNDLAAGMYIYSIQNEESITSKRFVIQ; encoded by the coding sequence ATGATAAAAAAAATACTTTTTACTTTATTCTTATTTGTTTCTCTTCTTGGGTTTTCTCAAGAAAAAACAATTGATGATATTTCTACAGCACCAAACCCATTTAAAATCAGCACAAAAATTACATTCCAAACAACTAATAATTCTAAAATTACTTTAAAAGTAAAAAATGTTTTAGGTAAAACTGTTTTTAAAAAGGAATATGAAACTGAAATCGGTAAAAACACCATTACTTTTTACAAAAATGATTTAGCTGCTGGCATGTACATATACAGTATTCAAAACGAAGAAAGTATCACTTCTAAACGTTTTGTAATTCAATGA
- a CDS encoding DUF6265 family protein: MKKLLLFGCFILMLSCNENSNITQKPTFLIGEWKRLDDKPGNQTYETWNSNLAGMGYTITDAKKSFQETLAIITIKDTLYLEVRGVNEKPTLFKFTEQTDSSFVCENQQNEFPKKITYFLENKQLKAIVSSDDFRIDFVFDKIK; encoded by the coding sequence ATGAAAAAATTGCTTCTATTTGGTTGTTTTATTTTGATGTTATCTTGTAACGAAAACAGTAACATTACACAAAAACCTACCTTTTTAATTGGTGAATGGAAGCGTCTTGATGATAAACCTGGCAACCAAACTTATGAAACGTGGAACTCCAATTTAGCAGGAATGGGTTATACTATAACAGATGCAAAAAAGTCTTTTCAAGAAACACTGGCTATAATTACGATTAAAGATACTTTATATTTAGAAGTTAGAGGTGTAAATGAAAAACCAACACTTTTTAAGTTTACGGAACAAACAGATTCTTCTTTTGTTTGTGAAAATCAGCAAAATGAATTCCCTAAAAAAATAACCTATTTTTTAGAAAATAAACAACTAAAAGCCATAGTTTCTAGTGATGATTTTAGAATTGATTTTGTTTTTGATAAAATTAAATAG
- the pyrR gene encoding bifunctional pyr operon transcriptional regulator/uracil phosphoribosyltransferase PyrR has translation MSKKTLLNSKDIEIILHRLACQLIENHNDFSNTVLIGLQPRGTFLANRLANLLKTAYNIKDLKLGLLDITFYRDDFRRKDTPLAAETTKIDFLIENKKVVIIDDVLFSGRSIRAALTAIQSFGRPDNIELLVLIDRRFSRHLPIQPNYRGRQVDAINEEKVLVSWKETHKKDAVYIEQT, from the coding sequence ATGAGCAAAAAAACTTTATTAAACTCAAAAGATATTGAAATTATCCTTCATAGATTGGCTTGCCAGCTAATTGAAAATCATAACGACTTTTCGAATACTGTATTAATTGGCTTGCAACCTAGAGGAACTTTTTTGGCAAACAGATTAGCAAATTTGTTAAAGACTGCATACAATATTAAAGATTTAAAATTAGGCTTGCTAGATATTACGTTTTACAGAGACGATTTTAGAAGAAAAGACACACCTTTAGCTGCTGAAACTACGAAAATCGATTTTTTAATTGAAAATAAAAAAGTGGTTATTATTGATGATGTGTTGTTTTCTGGAAGAAGTATAAGAGCAGCTTTAACTGCAATTCAATCTTTTGGAAGACCAGATAACATTGAGTTATTAGTTTTGATTGACAGACGATTTAGCAGACATTTGCCAATTCAACCAAATTATAGAGGTAGGCAAGTAGATGCCATTAATGAAGAAAAAGTACTAGTTTCTTGGAAAGAAACACATAAAAAAGATGCTGTATATATTGAGCAAACATAA
- a CDS encoding aspartate carbamoyltransferase catalytic subunit: MDTLSVEHLLGIKYLNENDIKLIFRTADHFKEVINRPIKKVPSLRDITIANLFFENSTRTKLSFELAEKRLSADVINFSAGQSSVKKGETLIDTVNNILAMKVDIVVMRHGNVGAGVFLSNHVNAKIINAGDGAHEHPTQALLDSYSIREKLGSVKGKKIVIVGDILHSRVALSNIFALQLQGAQVKVCGPTTLIPKYITSLGVEVETNLKKALEWCDVANVLRVQHERMDIKYFPSTREYTQLFGINKEILDNLGKKIVIMHPGPINRGVEITSDVADSDQSIILNQVENGVAIRMAVIYLLAQQIKR, from the coding sequence ATGGATACATTAAGCGTAGAACATTTATTAGGCATAAAATATCTGAATGAAAATGATATTAAGCTTATTTTTAGAACAGCTGATCATTTTAAAGAAGTAATTAACAGACCTATTAAAAAAGTACCTTCTTTAAGAGATATTACTATTGCCAATTTATTTTTCGAAAATAGTACAAGAACCAAACTTTCTTTTGAACTAGCAGAAAAAAGACTTTCTGCAGATGTTATTAATTTTTCTGCGGGGCAATCTTCTGTAAAAAAAGGAGAAACCTTAATTGATACTGTAAACAATATTTTAGCTATGAAAGTAGATATTGTTGTAATGCGTCATGGAAATGTGGGTGCTGGCGTTTTTTTATCAAACCATGTAAATGCAAAGATTATAAATGCTGGTGATGGTGCTCACGAACACCCAACGCAAGCTTTATTAGATTCGTATTCTATAAGAGAAAAATTAGGCTCTGTAAAAGGAAAAAAAATTGTAATTGTTGGTGATATTTTACACTCAAGAGTGGCATTATCTAACATATTTGCTTTGCAATTGCAAGGTGCTCAGGTTAAAGTTTGTGGCCCAACAACCTTAATACCTAAATATATTACAAGTTTGGGTGTAGAAGTAGAAACCAACCTTAAAAAAGCTTTAGAATGGTGTGATGTTGCCAATGTTTTACGTGTGCAACATGAAAGAATGGACATTAAATATTTTCCATCCACTAGAGAATACACACAACTTTTTGGTATCAATAAAGAAATTCTAGACAATCTTGGCAAGAAAATTGTTATAATGCATCCAGGACCTATTAATAGAGGTGTAGAAATTACAAGTGATGTTGCAGATTCTGATCAATCTATTATATTAAATCAGGTTGAAAACGGAGTTGCTATTAGAATGGCTGTAATTTATTTATTAGCACAGCAGATTAAAAGGTAG
- a CDS encoding transposase: protein MKIRRISDFQYSFSFLSSTEELEKFKARFLMSDLGKIYSAIPWKNLVKSFKITEAIKGPDCIFSPQGKLGLMFLKHYACCSDKRLIEQLNSNYNYQFFCGIYLGFDTLENYKIVSQIRCELAADLNISSTEKILFNYWSKYIDEQEKATTDATCYESEVRYPTDQKLLKESVDWCYKQMKIICKSLCVKLPRTKYLKWSKRYVGYSKMRRKTTKKRTSITRAFLKLLRKLLAEIKTLEKQHYFTMPNRFYKTLNTVKKIFSQQYLLFEKGEKPKNRIVSISKDYLRPIVRGKEIKKVEFGAKVNKLQIDGINFIQKISFDNFNEGTQFKNTVYKAQGLTNRKIKILGADAIYATNKNRVFATSNHIQTDFKPKGRPSKHHKEQKKLKKMITKERASRLEGGFGKEKEHYHLKKIKAKTKPTEILWIFFGIHTANCLEIGRRMQNQILQKVA from the coding sequence ATGAAAATACGAAGAATTTCTGACTTCCAGTACTCTTTTTCTTTTTTATCCTCTACAGAGGAATTAGAAAAATTCAAAGCACGTTTTTTAATGTCTGATTTAGGTAAAATTTACAGTGCAATTCCTTGGAAAAATTTAGTCAAATCATTTAAAATTACAGAAGCTATCAAAGGACCAGACTGTATTTTTAGCCCTCAAGGAAAATTAGGTTTAATGTTTTTAAAACATTATGCTTGTTGTTCTGATAAGCGTTTGATTGAGCAGTTGAATTCCAATTATAATTATCAGTTTTTTTGTGGTATTTATTTAGGATTTGATACCCTTGAAAACTATAAAATAGTGAGTCAAATACGTTGCGAATTAGCTGCTGATTTAAACATTAGTTCAACAGAAAAAATACTATTTAATTATTGGAGTAAATATATTGATGAACAAGAAAAAGCAACAACAGATGCCACTTGTTATGAGAGTGAAGTTCGCTATCCAACAGATCAAAAACTATTGAAAGAATCTGTTGACTGGTGCTATAAACAAATGAAGATAATTTGTAAATCTTTATGTGTAAAACTTCCTAGAACCAAATACTTGAAATGGTCAAAAAGATATGTTGGTTATAGTAAAATGCGAAGAAAAACAACAAAGAAAAGAACCTCCATAACAAGAGCTTTTTTAAAACTATTACGCAAATTATTAGCGGAGATTAAAACTCTTGAAAAACAACATTATTTTACAATGCCAAATCGTTTTTATAAAACACTAAATACAGTAAAAAAAATATTCTCACAACAGTATTTACTGTTTGAGAAAGGAGAAAAACCAAAGAATAGAATCGTAAGCATAAGCAAAGATTACTTACGTCCAATAGTGAGAGGAAAAGAGATAAAAAAAGTAGAATTTGGGGCAAAAGTAAACAAACTTCAAATTGATGGAATTAACTTTATACAGAAAATAAGTTTTGATAACTTTAATGAAGGGACACAATTTAAAAATACAGTTTATAAGGCACAAGGATTAACCAATAGGAAAATTAAAATACTTGGTGCAGATGCTATTTATGCAACGAATAAGAACAGAGTTTTTGCAACTTCAAACCATATACAAACAGACTTCAAACCTAAAGGAAGACCTTCAAAGCATCATAAAGAGCAAAAAAAGCTCAAAAAAATGATTACCAAAGAAAGAGCTTCTAGATTAGAGGGGGGTTTTGGTAAAGAAAAGGAACATTATCATCTAAAAAAGATAAAAGCGAAAACCAAACCAACAGAAATACTTTGGATATTCTTTGGTATTCATACTGCAAATTGCCTTGAAATTGGCAGAAGAATGCAAAATCAAATTTTACAAAAAGTAGCCTAA